A single genomic interval of Mauremys reevesii isolate NIE-2019 linkage group 24, ASM1616193v1, whole genome shotgun sequence harbors:
- the LOC120390450 gene encoding immunoglobulin gamma-1 heavy chain-like: protein MSHQTVGILLVYLHMAAAKEAIQILQSPAQVWRSPGQTAQLDCHSSKVEGRIMWYKEQQGGSLQWIYQSFESAPSDGKYSSNVSTATNRFSLIISNVQRDDSGVYYCGLSAFLYLQPNFGNGTRLIVTDASEPSLSILVPSVPEDAELPPIIPLLCLLSDFTPPWREVLWGTGEEVSEGLMDAGAIDGNGVFNVWSLTTIPSETWNQDTTCNCTAKENSLGRSISATISKETGDCGIVFYAGLPCISILLLIQLLILLWRKCPVRGRAVQRGNPVPMRQIPQTEYATLPYNNRNAPL from the exons ATGTCCCACCAGACAGTTGGGATACTTCTAGTCTATCTGCACA TGGCTGCCGCGAAAGAAGCCATACAAATCCTGCAAAGCCCAGCACAGGTGTGGCGGTCCCCTGGACAGACTGCACAGCTGGACTGTCACTCTTCTAAAGTAGAAGGAAGGATTATGTGGTACAAGGAACAGCAGGGTGGAAGTTTGCAATGGATTTACCAGAGTTTTGAGTCTGCACCTTCCGATGGAAAATACTCGAGTAATGTGAGCACTGCAACAAACAGGTTTTCTCTGATAATCAGTAACGTGCAAAGAGATGACTCAGGGGTTTATTACTGTGGTCTCTCAGCCTTTCTGTATCTACAGCCCAACTTCGGGAATGGGACCAGACTAATTGTCACAG ATGCCTCCGAGCCGAGTCTTTCCATCCTGGTGCCCTCTGTCCcagaggatgctgagcttccccCCATCattcctctgctctgcctgctctctGATTTCACTCCtccctggagggaagttctctggggcactggggaggaggtGTCTGAGGGTCTGATGGATGCTGGAGCCATAGACGGGAACGGGGTCTTTAATGTTTGGAGCCTAACGACAATCCCGTCTGAGACGTGGAACCAGGATACGACCTGCAATTGCACAGCCAAGGAGAACAGCCTGGGGAGAAGCATCAGTGCTACAATCTCCAAGGAAACAG GAGACTGTGGGATTGTGTTCTACGCTGGGCTGCCCTGTATTTCCATCCTTCTCCTGATCCAGCTGTTGATCTTGCTCTGGAGAAAGTGCCCCGTCAGAG GGAGAGCTGTGCAAAGAGGGAATCCAGTACCAATGAGGCAGATCCCACAG ACCGAATATGCGACTCTGCCATACAACAACAGAAACGCTCCTCTGTGA
- the LOC120390447 gene encoding immunoglobulin kappa light chain-like isoform X1, which yields MILFITTMLFAKYLLLSFMVVRVQGYLHQFQPFLFVNINDTAKIQCSSKKQFVAGGLTAQWYRRREGEAPMLIKRCSDHQNVYKVACISEGDNLTLAIYNAQRSDSGVYYCTDSYIIFLTFGNGSTLIVGDSYTTSSWVLPLAPSPQRLLSSGTADLACVVHGVSNPVQISWSISGDLQEQGLMHSLKVKNGSLVFINHISVPVATWTSGKNFTCDVKFNSSGTSVKKIARYVKASSTAPASECSHYILPLAAGAGLLLLVVSLSLIWTLCPSTLGFKPRISAPPASEENQGGILYAHLDFDSRNRNGRTMQRPARGKRVKP from the exons ATGATACTGTTTATTACAACCATGCTGTTTGCCAAGTATCTGCTTTTGTCTTTCATGG TGGTACGAGTGCAGGGATATCTGCACCAATTTCAGCCGTTTCTGTTTGTGAACATTAATGATACAGCAAAGATCCAGTGCTCTTCCAAAAAACAATTTGTAGCAGGAGGTCTGACAGCTCAGTGGTACCGGAGACGGGAAGGTGAGGCCCCCATGTTAATTAAGAGATGCTCAGATCATCAAAACGTATATAAAGTTGCTTGCATATCGGAAGGAGACAACTTGACACTGGCAATCTACAATGCCCAGCGGAGTGACTCGGGGGTTTATTACTGTACCGATTCGTACATCATCTTCTTGACTTTTGGCAACGGATCCACCCTGATTGTTGGAG ACAGTTACACCACTAGCAGTTGGGTGCTGCCTCTGGCTCCATCTCCCCAACGCCTCCTCTCCTCCGGGACGGCTGATCTGGCTTGCGTGGTCCATGGAGTTTCCAACCCAGTCCAAATTTCCTGGAGTATTTCTGGGGATCTGCAGGAACAGGGGCTGATGCATTCGCTGAAAGTTAAGAATGGCTCCTTGGTGTTCATAAATCACATCAGCGTCCCCGTGGCCACCTGGACCAGTGGGAAGAATTTCACCTGTGATGTTAAATTCAACTCTTCTGGCACCAGTGTGAAGAAAATTGCCAGGTATGTTAAAG CTTcctccacagcccctgccagcgaGTGTTCACATTACATCCTGCCCCTTGCGGCTGGAGCtggtctgctgctgctggtggtgtctCTGAGCCTCATCTGGACCCTCTGCCCTTCCACACTAG GATTCAAGCCCAGGATCTCAGCACCTCCAGCTTCAGAGGAGAACCAG GGTGGAATCTTATACGCTCATCTGGATTTTGATTCACGGAATCGCAACGGGCGCACGATGCAGCGACCGGCCAGAGGGAAACGTGTAAAACCCTGA
- the LOC120390447 gene encoding immunoglobulin kappa light chain-like isoform X2, protein MILFITTMLFAKYLLLSFMVVRVQGYLHQFQPFLFVNINDTAKIQCSSKKQFVAGGLTAQWYRRREGEAPMLIKRCSDHQNVYKVACISEGDNLTLAIYNAQRSDSGVYYCTDSYIIFLTFGNGSTLIVGDSYTTSSWVLPLAPSPQRLLSSGTADLACVVHGVSNPVQISWSISGDLQEQGLMHSLKVKNGSLVFINHISVPVATWTSGKNFTCDVKFNSSGTSVKKIASFLHSPCQRVFTLHPAPCGWSWSAAAGGVSEPHLDPLPFHTRIQAQDLSTSSFRGEPGWNLIRSSGF, encoded by the exons ATGATACTGTTTATTACAACCATGCTGTTTGCCAAGTATCTGCTTTTGTCTTTCATGG TGGTACGAGTGCAGGGATATCTGCACCAATTTCAGCCGTTTCTGTTTGTGAACATTAATGATACAGCAAAGATCCAGTGCTCTTCCAAAAAACAATTTGTAGCAGGAGGTCTGACAGCTCAGTGGTACCGGAGACGGGAAGGTGAGGCCCCCATGTTAATTAAGAGATGCTCAGATCATCAAAACGTATATAAAGTTGCTTGCATATCGGAAGGAGACAACTTGACACTGGCAATCTACAATGCCCAGCGGAGTGACTCGGGGGTTTATTACTGTACCGATTCGTACATCATCTTCTTGACTTTTGGCAACGGATCCACCCTGATTGTTGGAG ACAGTTACACCACTAGCAGTTGGGTGCTGCCTCTGGCTCCATCTCCCCAACGCCTCCTCTCCTCCGGGACGGCTGATCTGGCTTGCGTGGTCCATGGAGTTTCCAACCCAGTCCAAATTTCCTGGAGTATTTCTGGGGATCTGCAGGAACAGGGGCTGATGCATTCGCTGAAAGTTAAGAATGGCTCCTTGGTGTTCATAAATCACATCAGCGTCCCCGTGGCCACCTGGACCAGTGGGAAGAATTTCACCTGTGATGTTAAATTCAACTCTTCTGGCACCAGTGTGAAGAAAATTGCCAG CTTcctccacagcccctgccagcgaGTGTTCACATTACATCCTGCCCCTTGCGGCTGGAGCtggtctgctgctgctggtggtgtctCTGAGCCTCATCTGGACCCTCTGCCCTTCCACACTAG GATTCAAGCCCAGGATCTCAGCACCTCCAGCTTCAGAGGAGAACCAG GGTGGAATCTTATACGCTCATCTGGATTTTGA
- the LOC120390448 gene encoding immunoglobulin kappa light chain-like, producing the protein MLGVQLFLYQTQRIQFVEVSDTAKIHCSAKEKLEGSRMFWYLRREGEKPTCIKRCLDDKNVSKFTCKHKTHSSTLEISNIQKTDSGIYYCAYIDSSYLLFGNGSALIVGDSYTISSWVMLLVPFPHDSQVTETANLACVIHGVSSPVHVSWSVSGELQEQGLTRSLKAKDGSLTLINHISVPMDTWTSGKNFTCEVKFNSSGSSVKKSTRCPAASSTAPASECSHYIVPLAAGAGLLLLVVSLSLIWTLCPSTLGFKPRISAPPASEEHQGGILYAHLDFDSRNRNKHTMQRSARGKHLKP; encoded by the exons A TGCTAGGAGTGCAGTTATTTCTGTACCAGACTCAGCGGATCCAGTTTGTTGAAGTTAGTGACACTGCAAAGATCCACTGTTCTGCCAAAGAAAAACTGGAAGGAAGTAGAATGTTTTGGTATTTGAGAAGAGAAGGTGAGAAACCCACCTGCATTAAACGCTGTTTGGATGATAAAAATGTAAGTAAATTTACTTGCAAACACAAGACACACAGCTCGACACTGGAAATCAGCAATATCCAAAAGACTGACTCTGGCATTTACTATTGTGCATATATAGACAGCAGCTACCTGCTTTTCGGGAATGGATCCGCACTGATTGTTGGAG ACAGTTATACCATCAGCAGCTGGGTGATGCTTCTGGTCCCATTTCCACATGACAGTCAAGTCACTGAGACAGCGAATCTGGCCTGTGTGATCCATGGAGTGTCCAGCCCAGTCCATGTTTCCTGGAGTGTTTCTGGGGAGCTGCAGGAACAGGGGCTGACGCGCTCATTGAAAGCAAAGGATGGATCTTTAACGCTCATAAATCACATCAGCGTCCCCATGGACACCTGGACCAGTGGGAAGAATTTCACCTGTGAAGTCAAATTCAACTCTTCTGGCAGCAGTGTGAAGAAAAGTACCAGGTGTCCTGCAG CTTcctccacagcccctgccagcgaGTGCTCACATTACATCGTGCCCCTTGCGGCTGGAGCtggtctgctgctgctggtggtgtctCTGAGCCTCATCTGGACCCTCTGCCCTTCCACACTAG GATTCAAGCCCAGGATCTCAGCACCCCCAGCCTCAGAGGAGCACCAG GGTGGAATCTTATACGCTCATCTGGATTTTGATTCGCGGAATCGCAACAAGCACACGATGCAGCGATCGGCCAGAGGAAAACATCTAAAACCCTGA
- the LOC120390452 gene encoding immunoglobulin kappa light chain-like, with the protein MIFAEYLLLSSLVLGVQLFLHQTQRIQFVEVSDTAKIHCSSTENLEGGSSMFWYLRREGEKPTCIKSCLDDQNVSKFTCKHETHSSTLEISNVQKTDSGIYYCAFEYSSYLIFGNGTTLIVGDSYTSSSWVMLLVPFPHGSQVTGTANLACVIHGVSGPVHVSWSVSGELQEQGLMRSLKAKDGSLTLINHISVPMDTWTSGKNFTCEVKFNSSGSSVKKSTRYPAAPTSECSHYMVPLAAGAGLLLLVVSLSLIWTLCPSTLGFKPRISAPAASEEHQGGILYAHLDFDSRNRNGRTMQRSARGKRVKP; encoded by the exons atgATCTTTGCCGAGTATCTGCTTTTATCTTCCTTAG TGCTAGGAGTGCAGTTATTTCTGCACCAGACTCAGCGGATCCAGTTTGTTGAAGTTAGTGACACCGCAAAGATCCACTGTTCTTCCACAGAAAACTTGGAAGGAGGCAGTAGCATGTTTTGGTATTTGAGAAGAGAAGGTGAGAAACCCACCTGCATTAAGAGCTGTTTGGATGATCAAAATGTAAGTAAATTTACTTGCAAGCACGAGACACACAGCTCGACCCTGGAAATCAGCAACGTCCAAAAGACTGACTCTGGCATTTACTACTGTGCATTTGAATACAGCAGCTACCTGATTTTTGGAAATGGAACCACACTCATTGTTGGAG ACAGTTATACCAGCAGCAGCTGGGTGATGCTTCTGGTCCCATTTCCACATGGCAGTCAAGTCACTGGGACAGCGAATCTGGCCTGTGTGATCCATGGAGTGTCCGGCCCAGTCCACGTTTCCTGGAGTGTTTCTGGGGAGCTGCAGGAACAGGGGCTGATGCGCTCATTGAAAGCAAAGGATGGATCTTTAACGCTCATAAATCACATCAGCGTCCCCATGGACACCTGGACCAGTGGGAAGAATTTCACCTGTGAAGTCAAATTCAACTCTTCTGGCAGCAGTGTGAAGAAAAGTACCAGGTATCCTGCAG CCCCTACCAGTGAGTGCTCACATTACATGGTGCCCCTtgcggctggagctgggctgctgctgctggtggtgtctCTGAGCCTCATCTGGACCCTCTGCCCTTCCACACTAG GATTCAAGCCCAGGATCTCAGCACCCGCAGCTTCCGAGGAGCACCAG GGTGGAATCTTATACGCTCATCTGGATTTTGATTCGCGGAATCGCAACGGGCGCACGATGCAGCGATCGGCCAGAGGGAAACGTGTAAAACCCTGA